A stretch of the Argentina anserina chromosome 6, drPotAnse1.1, whole genome shotgun sequence genome encodes the following:
- the LOC126796867 gene encoding uncharacterized protein LOC126796867, giving the protein MASSSGRGNDPAWKYAYPIEGNRNGTICVFCSSTFQSGGITRLKGHLAGYDPHKSVKKCDKVPPEVKHEVTIWIKKKQLAKQEKTVVEEDIREELWNDYLGSQEIPYNDDDDDGHQYPEDVHPSEREGYREAIRRSTVDRHNSQFMRSASSRFPPKSESKGGSSSHRWQQGDRSKSYQYQFPDPPNRMPPKDTGPKQSMVKSFMTGMRDRVKKSTASFFIFAGVAAKKIEDPHFKMMMSDRAECGPGVKLPTAYEILDPCLNEAYEDMKRYVDGHRKTWETFGCTLMCDGWTGPTKLSIINFMVYSKGATVFLKSIVNDNASTFKKAGRELEKRYPLYWISCAAYCIDLIFEDIGKKQSVANVIKIAQSVTNYIYNHGWVLAEMWSIIHGDLVRPGKTRFATNHISIDSILKYKSKLQNIVYKQQMDRAFSKQNQRRQQGRKKNFRREFLGWYGNGT; this is encoded by the exons ATGGCAAGTAGTAGTGGACGGGGAAATGATCCAGCATGGAAGTATGCATATCCTATTGAAGGAAATCGAAATGGCACAATATGTGTATTTTGTTCTAGCACTTTTCAAAGTGGTGGAATTACAAGATTGAAAGGTCATTTAGCAGGATACGATCCACACAAAAGTGTAAAAAAATGTGACAAAGTACCACCAGAAGTGAAGCATGAGGTGACAATATGgataaagaaaaaacaattagCCAAGCAAGAAAAAACAGTTGTTGAAGAAGATATCAGAGAAGAACTCTGGAATGATTATCTTGGGAGTCAAGAAATTCCAtacaatgatgatgatgatgacggaCATCAATATCCAGAAGACGTGCATCCCTCTGAACGAGAAGGTTATAGAGAGGCAATTAGACGATCAACTGTAGATCGTCATAACTCTCAATTTATGAGGAGTGCAAGTTCTCGATTCCCAccaaaatcagaatcaaagggTGGTAGTAGTAGTCATCGTTGGCAACAAGGTGATCGATCAAAATCCTATCAATATCAGTTTCCAGATCCTCCAAATCGAATGCCACCCAAGGATACTGGGCCAAAACAAAGCATGGTTAAATCATTTATGACTGGTATGAGAGATAGAGTGAAAAAGTCAACAGCCAGTTTTTTCATATTTGCTGGTGTTGCAGCAAAGAAAATTGAAGATCCACATTTTAAGATGATGATGTCAGATCGAGCCGAATGTG GTCCTGGCGTAAAGCTTCCAACTGCGTATGAAATTTTGGATCCTTGTTTGAATGAAGCATATGAAGATATGAAAAGGTATGTTGATGGTCATAGAAAAACATGGGAAACATTTGGTTGCACTCTTATGTGTGATGGATGGACTGGGCCAACCAAACTTTCTATTATAAATTTCATGGTGTATTCCAAAGGTGCAACTGTGTTTTTGAAATCT ATTGTCAATGACAATGCATCAACATTTAAAAAGGCTGGCAGAGAATTGGAAAAAAGGTACCCGTTGTATTGGATTTCATGCGCTGCTTACTGCATTGATCTGATATTCGAGGATATCGGGAAGAAACAATCAGTTGCTAATGTCATTAAAATTGCTCAAAGTGTAACTAATTACATATACAATCATGGTTGGGTGTTAGCAGAGATGTGGAGCATTATTCATGGAGATTTGGTTCGTCCAGGCAaaactcgatttgcgacaaatcACATTTCCATCGATAGCATCTTAAAATATAAAAGCAAGCTTCAGAACATTGTTTACAAGCAGCAAATGGATCGAGCATTCAGCAAGCAGAACCAAAGAAGGCAACAGGGTAGAAAGAAGAATTTTAGACGGGAGTTTTTGGGATGGTATGGAAACGGTACATAA
- the LOC126799921 gene encoding protein BIC1, with the protein MAHHQLRVSFVPPDQTSPSLSFLQAKESIISQCRDDNTAKQGSTSPKRNRDHEDEIKSAQSRNEEITILGLASAQVVAAAEEASKGCDEVFAVAEDSGRERLKKHRLEVAGRVWIPDVWGQEEFLKDWVDCTAFDDSLFPNGILSARSALVEEGRRGTSSRIRIENRC; encoded by the coding sequence ATGGCTCATCACCAGcttcgagtttcttttgtaccCCCCGATCAAACTAGTCCTTCTCTTTCATTTCTTCAGGCCAAAGAAAGCATCATCTCTCAGTGTCGAGATGATAATACTGCCAAGCAAGGAAGCACATCTCCGAAAAGGAACCGAGATCATGAAGATGAGATCAAGTCAGCTCAGTCAAGAAATGAGGAGATCACAATATTAGGTCTAGCTTCAGCTCAAGTGGTTGCAGCAGCAGAAGAAGCCAGTAAAGGCTGTGATGAGGTGTTCGCAGTAGCAGAAGATAGTGGACGTGAGAGGTTGAAGAAGCATAGGCTTGAGGTGGCAGGTCGGGTCTGGATTCCGGATGTATGGGGCCAGGAGGAGTTTCTCAAGGACTGGGTTGATTGTACTGCTTTTGATGATTCTTTGTTTCCTAATGGCATTTTGTCAGCTCGTAGTGCTTTGGTTGaagaaggaaggagaggaaCTTCAAGCAGAATAAGAATAGAAAACAGGTGTTGA
- the LOC126796649 gene encoding protein CIA1, producing MDTLKEIQKLEGHTDRVWGLAWNPLSGLDGHPYKLASCSGDKTVRIWEHKLSNSWECQAVLDDPHTRTVRSCSWSPSGKLLATASFDGTTAIFQDVGDDYECVSTLEGHENEVKSVSWNASGSLLATCGRDKTVWIWEVLPGNEFECVAVLQGHTQDVKMVQWHPNMDILFSCSYDNTVKIWADDGEDDNWACVQTLAQSNSGHSSTVWALSFNPTGDKMVTCCDDLTLKIWGTDNGKMLSSDGFAPWSHLCTVAGYHDRTIFSVHWSRDNIIASGAADNAIRFFMENNESNSLVDGPSFNFLLKKEKAHNMDINSVQWSPGENRLLASASDDGTIKIWELTSVTSTAETTVSSV from the exons ATGGATACTCTCAAGGAGATTCAGAAGCTCGAAGGCCACACCGACAGGGTCTGGGGCCTCGCGTGGAACCCACTCTCCGGTCTCGACGGTCACCCCTATAAACTCGCCTCTTGCAGCGGCGACAAAACCGTCCGTATCTGGGAACACAAACTCTCCAACTCCTGGGAATGCCAG GCAGTTCTGGATGATCCGCACACCAGGACCGTCAGATCGTGCTCTTGGTCCCCCTCCGGTAAGCTCCTCGCCACCGCCAGCTTCGACGGCACCACCGCGATTTTCCAGGACGTTGGGGATGACTACGAGTGCGTCTCCACTCTGGAG GGTCATGAGAATGAGGTGAAGAGTGTGTCTTGGAATGCGTCTGGTTCTTTGCTTGCGACTTGTGGGAGAGACAAGACTGTGTGGATATGGGAGGTGTTGCCTGGGAATGAGTTCGAGTGCGTTGCGGTGTTGCAGGGACATACGCAGGATGTGAAGATGGTTCAGTGGCATCCCAATATGGATATTTTGTTTTCGTGTAGCTATGACAACACTGTCAAG ATATGGGCAGATGATGGTGAGGATGATAATTGGGCGTGTGTGCAAACATTAGCTCAATCTAACAG TGGTCACTCTTCTACTGTGTGGGCTCTATCGTTTAATCCTACTGGAGACAAAATGGTTACCTGCTG TGATGATCTTACTCTCAAAATATGGGGAACAGACAATGGGAAGATGCTATCTTCTGATGGCTTTGCACCTTG GAGCCATCTTTGCACTGTTGCAGGTTATCATGATAGGACAATATTTTCAGTTCATTGGTCAAG GGATAACATCATTGCCAGTGGAGCTGCTGATAATGCTATACGGTTTTTTATGGAGAATAATGAGAGCAATAGTTTG GTTGATGGGCCTTCCTTTAATTTTCTTCTCAAGAAGGAGAAGGCCCACAACATGGATATAAATTCGGTGCAGTGGAGTCCTGGG GAGAACAGGCTTCTTGCTTCGGCATCTGATGATGGGACGATCAAAATATGGGAGTTGACATCTGTCACGTCAACTGCTGAAACAACTGTATCATCTGTATGA